AAATTCGCAAATTGCAGACAACATAAAAAAAGGACTCAAGCCAACAAAAGACCTTTGGAAAGATTCCACGCCCGAATCAGTCTGGGATATGTCGTTAATCCACGGCGAAAAAATCGGACTAGGAAGCCGCAAGTACAAACTAGAAAAATTCTAGCATTTTAATCATTTACAAAATTCCTAACAGGAGGAAAATTATGGGAAAGAAGAACGTTGGAATTGTCCAGCATCTTTATTTGGCAGGAATGGCAATTTGCGCCATTGGATTTTTGTGTCCGCTGTTCAAGGCTCTTGGGCAGACAGCAAACGGATTCAGCCTTATTTCAAAAGATTCTTCTGTAATAAGCACAGGAATTCTTTTGATTTTTATCGGAGCTGTTGCAGGAGCAGTTCTTTGTTTTGTCAAAGTAAAAAACGTAAAGCTCTTTAAGCTGATTGCCCTCGCAGCAAGCATTTTGGGCGGAATAATTCTTGTAGTGCAAATGAACAACAGCGCGCTTTCACGTCTTGTCGGAAAAGAATTTTTAAAGCACGCGACATTTGGATTCTACATGATAATTGCCGGCTGGATTATTGCGATTGCAGGGTTTATAAAAACAAAATAAGTTAACTCTAAATTCTTCGGGGGTAACGCCCGAAGATATTTTCAGCTTATTTTTTTGAAACGCTTGCAAAGTCCGCGGAACTTTTTTATATTTTTTATATAAACCTTGCATAAAAAATATGCGAATCAGGGAAGGAAATCTTAAGTGTATAATGCCTAAAAAGCCAGCTTCAAAACTTATCTAACTTTTGAAAGTTACTCTAAGCAATATACACGGAATAAAAATATACGGAGGATATATCATGGAAGACATCGCAAGAGCCTGTTTCGTTATAGACGGAAATTATACAAGAAAAGGCTTTTCACATTTGGCGCAAGACGGAATTGACGGAAATTACTACTCAATAAATTTTGCGGCACTCACAGAATACACGGCTTCTCTTATTGAAGCGGAAACTGGAAAAAGATGCGTGTTCTCTGACAAAAAAGTGTTCATGGGAACAAACGCAGAATTCGACCGTGAAAACCAAAAATTTTACAGGGCACTGGACGAAGCCGGATTTCAGCGCAACACATTCAACTTGCGCTCTCAGGAAAGTTCAAACGGAAGACTTCCAACATTAAAAGAAGAGGCTGTGGACACAACAATCGTTTTCAATACGGCAAAAGAATTCTACACAAAAAGCCGCGATGAACGGTTCGATACGCTTGTTCTTTATGCGGGCGACGGCGACCTTTCAGTTCTTGTTTCAGGATTGAAGGCGGAAGGCGTGCGAGTTTTCGTTATCTATTACGATTTTAAAACGCCAATTTCAATTACAAGAGCTTCGCAGAATTTGCTTGAAACCGCAGACAAGGCAATCAGCATTTCAAGTCTTCTTGATGAACGCGTTTCTCAGCAGATAAAATCAATCTTTACAAAAATAGATGCGCCGGAACAAACATTTCAAGTTCACTACAAACCGGGAGTCAGAAGCACATTTGAAATGGCAACTCAGCCTTTTATTTTGCCTGAAAAACTCATCATAGAAGGAATTTCCAGCTGCCGAAAAGACGATGACGGCTGGGTTCTTGTTGCTCAGCTTGGAAAATCAATTGAATATAAAATGGGCGCAAAGCTTCCGTTTGGAACAAAACTCCGCGCGGAACTTGCAAGATACCCAAAAACTTTTGAAACAAAAGAAGTGCCAGCGTTCAGCGTAAGAGTAAAATCCGCAGCCTTGCAACATAAAAGCTGATTAAAAAACAACCGAGGTTATTATGAAGAAGCGATTTCTTTTTGCTTTATTTACAATTTTTATTTCCGC
This genomic stretch from uncultured Treponema sp. harbors:
- a CDS encoding NYN domain-containing protein; its protein translation is MEDIARACFVIDGNYTRKGFSHLAQDGIDGNYYSINFAALTEYTASLIEAETGKRCVFSDKKVFMGTNAEFDRENQKFYRALDEAGFQRNTFNLRSQESSNGRLPTLKEEAVDTTIVFNTAKEFYTKSRDERFDTLVLYAGDGDLSVLVSGLKAEGVRVFVIYYDFKTPISITRASQNLLETADKAISISSLLDERVSQQIKSIFTKIDAPEQTFQVHYKPGVRSTFEMATQPFILPEKLIIEGISSCRKDDDGWVLVAQLGKSIEYKMGAKLPFGTKLRAELARYPKTFETKEVPAFSVRVKSAALQHKS